The following are from one region of the Candidatus Zixiibacteriota bacterium genome:
- a CDS encoding motility protein A: MDIATIIGLIVGISAVIIAFLMEGGHLSALFHIPALILVVFGTIGAATVTTSIRTVLNVPALLRVAFTDHSEDLIALINKIVSLAEKARREGILGLEDNIAREKNPVFKKAVQLVIDGTEATLFRNIIETEIAYISQRHGAGILFFQKLGGFSPTLGIVGTVLGLIHALSQIEDASKIAVAIAGAFVATLWGISLANLCYLPIADKLRFNHQEETKQLELILEGMLSIQSGENPKFIRNKLLSYITPQKRNEL, from the coding sequence ATGGATATTGCAACAATAATCGGATTAATAGTTGGCATCAGCGCTGTTATTATCGCCTTCCTTATGGAGGGCGGTCATCTGTCGGCGTTGTTCCATATACCGGCATTGATATTAGTTGTTTTCGGTACAATAGGCGCAGCAACAGTTACGACATCAATAAGGACGGTTTTAAATGTTCCGGCGCTGCTCAGAGTTGCTTTTACTGATCATTCTGAAGATTTAATTGCCTTAATAAATAAAATCGTGTCCTTAGCCGAAAAAGCTCGACGGGAAGGTATTTTAGGTCTTGAGGACAATATCGCCCGCGAGAAAAATCCGGTTTTCAAAAAAGCCGTGCAATTGGTAATCGATGGAACTGAGGCAACGCTTTTCCGCAATATCATCGAGACAGAGATTGCCTATATCAGTCAGCGCCACGGTGCCGGCATCCTGTTTTTCCAAAAGCTGGGCGGTTTTTCTCCAACTCTGGGGATAGTCGGAACGGTGCTTGGCTTGATACATGCTCTTTCACAAATAGAGGATGCCTCAAAAATAGCCGTCGCTATCGCCGGCGCTTTTGTCGCCACCTTATGGGGTATCTCATTGGCTAATCTCTGCTATTTGCCCATTGCGGATAAATTGAGATTTAACCATCAGGAAGAAACCAAGCAGCTCGAATTAATTTTAGAAGGAATGCTCTCGATTCAATCAGGAGAAAATCCGAAATTTATACGAAATAAGCTGCTCTCATATATCACGCCTCAAAAACGAAATGAACTGTAG